gctagctaggtgggtgcggcacggtgcggtcggactagcgggccaacgcccgtgaccatttggtcaccggagacacgccggcggcgagctccgcggcgtggcgttcgggcgcgcgcggggaagcagctacggagcgcgagcgagctagcggagaggggtaggaggtagaggagctcaccgcgcggcgcaagaaaggcccgtgggtgcttaggagcagcaggtcgtcgccggggaagaagggggtcgccggcgtccgaagatgaaggcgagctcggggaggccgatgcagtggctccgagcttcggcggagaggcggaggggatgtagtcgagggcggcgacgtcgtacggcacggcgaggtggcgagtggggcacggtggccgcgtgaacgacgggaacggcggcgagcgcgctcgggcagaggggaacggaggggagagggagggggatctggcgggggagaaggcgcagaggccgagggagagcgggggcgagtgggagagaggcccgagggagcggggggccgctggcgcccttatcctctcgcggggttcaccgccggcgagggggttcggcggcgacgctcccctgttccgacccggtcgggggaacaggaaggggacgcggggaaaggtgggctgggccggggcgcgggtggcggcccagcttgggccgggggggggggggtttgggccgcgggtccagtgggggggaggcctgctcctttttttcttttgactgttttgttttctgttttctcttatttgtttatttccttttttgttttatttcatttaaaagtatttagacattttataaaaatgtgatttctccaccataattaccagtgtattatttagaacccactgaacatttttgtttgaatttttgaaaactttcattttccacttttaaatttaattgaagtttgaactaggagtttgacaagggtgtggttcaaatgtgatctagccctgtttagcaatatgattagcttaatcacagggggttactgtagcatgattctcagggtgttacaacgGCGAACACCTCGGAGATGAGCCCCGTGCGGTCGGCGCCCGTCAGCTCAAGCACGGTGGCCGtggccgccgccggcgacgccgtTTGTTCGCACGGAGaggcgaggtcgaggaggaggccgggattgcggaggacggcggcgcggcgtggcTGGGGCCTCGGGGTGGCGCGCGTAGAGGTGCGACAGTCGCTGCTtgtggtcgccggcgacggcgtGTGGCGAGTGGCCGCCGGAGCTGTGCAAGGAGGCGCGAGGCGTGGGCACAGGAGCTCGGGAGCGATCGCGCCTCTCCCCGCCGTCCATCCTCCTGCGCGAGGCACGGCGGCCGCCGGCGCACGACGGAATGGGCGTAGCCGCCGGCGTAGAGTGGATAAGAGAAAGGAAAGGACTGCGGACTGAATTGAAATGCCTATAggtttttttttaaagtcaaaagTTTTTTTTGGATGCCACTAAAACAGAGACTGCGGGTTGATTTCCTGTAAACTGAGGGGGCTTTTTGCAAAACTACCACGAGGAGGTTGGACGAAACGTAAAAGGGAACCTTacgtttcttttaggtagtagagatagagataataGAAATGTGTGTTTGGGCACTGAGTCTCTCTGGGGTAAAACACGATCTAGAAGGCTCCTAAAAATTAAAAGGGGTAAAAACAGACAATATTGTCACTAAATGGGGTAATCTGGATGAAAATTTGTTAAATGGGGTAACTAATGTCAAAAATGCTAAATTAGGGGGTAAAAACTGGAATTCACTCataaacaaacaacaacaacacgaGTTAAATAAACCGGTTAGGGCTAAACTACGCTTTCCAACTCCAATCCCAACTACACTACTACGACCACGTTTTCCATTCCAGCCCTCCGAGAATCTGCTCTTATCCGGAAACACCCTCCAAATTTGTTACATTTATATTTTCGTTCTCGTGACAAAGCTGACCTCCAAAAACAACCAAGAAATCTCACGACGcgtcctcctcccactcctctcctcccccctctcgccatggccggccgcctcctcgccgcccccctcctcctccttgtgCTCCTCCAGCTCCCCGTGCCGTCCCAGGTGCGCGCGTACCCGCTCGCGGCGGCACACTCTGGTCGGTGCCCAAGGCCGGAGGAGAGGCCGCCGCCGTTCCTCCAGGGGCTCCGGCGAACCTGCCGCACCTCGACGGAGGGGCACCCGGCCGAGGAGGTGCGTGTCTCCAACCATAGCTCCGAGCTGGATTGGTTGGCTACAAATTGTTTGCCTTTTTTGGGTGTGCCTGCGCATTTATTGTGTGGATGAATCCGGAGATTCGTTCGTACGGTTCTTCGTCGATCTCTCTTCTCTCGTGAATCCCTGTTCGCCCGTCGATTCGTATGTCACACAATTAAATGTCCAGTTCCTAAATCTTGATGCTATTTAGGTGCCaacaagttagttttgttttttacAGGTTTCAGAAGTAAATTGAGCGAATTCACTTTGCAATTCTTGGGGAAAAAGTTGACGTTTATCATGATGGGATTCTGTTATATAATTTTGATTTGGTTAGGCGATTTCCTTTCAATTTCATTTGGGGCGAAATAAACCGttcttgttttatttatttttgtgcaaGCTGATTGGGTATTAGTCAACGCAGGAGTATGAAGGTTCAGTTGGGTGGCTAGTCTGGCTCTTATCCTGCATCGAATCATCTTTTGTTTTCCACAAATATTGCGCTTGAAATAAATTTATTTGGAATGCGTTGGCATCTTTCATCGGTCCTAGCTTTTCAAGATGCCAATTTAGGGGCAATTCAGCTAGATTCCGTGTGTTGTTTCGGTGTCATTGAGCGGATCAGTGTCCTCATTTCTGTAACTTGCTGTGCTTATGGCACCAGTTTTTGTCAGTTCATTCTGCAAGTGAATTAAAATTTCATGTAGTAGTGAATCAGAACGTACAAGATACCATTGAGCGTTTGGGATGCCTGCGTTTGGATAGCACTGGCTCCTGAAGGCCTAGGGCCCAGGAGATGTTTATTTCTTGCTATTAATGAGCTTGGTTGCCACTTCAATGAGATGGCGTTAAGATTCACTTTTCTAAGAGGTTTAAATGCCTCGATGGATTGCCTGCCAATGAGACGGCGCTAATATGATGGTTATGCCATAGCAGTTCCCTGTAGTCTCTGCTCTCTAGTCAATTTGCTGTAGTGTGGATAATTAGCAAATAGACTGTGAAAATCATCTGCTTATGAAGTGTGAGTCCTTTGGTCCGTGCCGTGCTTAATATGAACCTCACCTTGAAAAACTTTGCAGGTTAATGGGGAGGAACTTATCAGAGATTTGGGTGGAAAGGAGTACACTGCTGTCCTCTTCTATGCATCATGGTGCCCTTTCTCTCATAGAATGAGACCAATCTTCGACGATCTTAGCTCAATGTATCCACATATTAAGCACTTGGCTGTAGAACAGTCCAACGTGATGCCAACGTAAGACCGTTATGCGTAGTGGTGTTCCTGTCATCCTTTCTTACCCATTAATATGACCAATGGCCTTAACTAATGCCTCCTTATGATTTGCAGAGTTTTATCAAGATATGGTGTCCGCAGCCTTCCTTCTATACTAATAGCTCATGAGTCATATGCATTTTGGCCTCTTGTTGCCAAAGATCTCAACTCACTGGTCAACTTCTACTCTGCTGTTACTGGTAGGTTTCTCAATGCTCATTGTGCATTTACCGAGTTGTAACCCACCTGATATCCTATAGTGATTAGCAAATAATGGCTACTGTGGTACGCCACTCTTTTAGTATGAAATATTAATCATCTTACTGTCCAAGCAGCCTGTGCTCTATTGCACAACTCGAAAGACGGGAATAGTAGTTCTATGGATAAGATGGCAACAGTAATTCTCTGGAGGAAAAATAGCGATACAATTATATGGATGTTAAATATGCACAGATGTTACTCTCGAAAAAAATATGCACAGATGTAATTGTCATCATTTTACTATGACCTAACCAGTATGATTGTTAGATCAGATACTGCACTATCATTAGCTGGTCACACTTTGATAATGTTACTAAATTCATAGAAAAATAGGAAGTATGTGGCGGTACTCTTATTCTGTCTTAACAGAGACTCTGTTCGATGCAGGACAAGAACCAGTTGCATATCTTGGTCCACGGAAGTGGAACACAACCGAAAGAAGCACACAGTATGTGAAGCTTTGGAATGGTTCAGTCAGCGAATCAGTGAAGAGCGAGCCCTACCTAGCATTCAGCATCCTCTTTATTTTCCTAAGGATATTCTCGTTCTTCTTCCCAAAGTTCTTCGCCTGCATCAAAGGCTTGTGGGCTCAATACTTCCGGCACGCCAACTTTGGAGTCCTTGCCAAATTGACGCAGCTGCTCGAATGTGTGCCCCATGCCGTGGATGTAAGGAAGATGTGGAGCAAATGGAGGCTCATGTTTGGAGCCATAAACATGAGAGTCTGGGCATCATCTCTTGCTTCCGTGTCTCTTGGTGGGCAATCTTCTCCCCGAGCTGCTAGATTGGATTGATGATTTGGATTTTAACGTCGGGCGGGAGAGCATGCGGGCTGTCTGAATTGCGCTGGATGTGGAAGCTCTTGTAACTCACATGAACATGTAGTGGAACATCTTGTTTGTAGCATGTAAATCTTAGGGATACTGTTGAGCCTGTGTAGACACACTGTAACATTAATCATGAGCACCAATTGTCATAGTTTTTGAGCAACTGGGCACACATCATAAGCCCTTGTACTATTTTTCACATGTAATCTGCAATTGCAGTATGTTCATCTGTCTTGTACTAATAAGTGAAAGACATTTCGACCTATGTTTCCATATAGTACCACCAGGGATAAAAAGTGTAAAATCGATTCTTCTGGCTAAAGCAAAAACTCTGAAGTAAAACATGGAACAAGATACCAATTTAATTTGCCGTAATCCTTTCATGGACAATATATTGATCTCTCCTCTCATCTACATTGAAGGTGTGCAAAAAAGTGTGTTGTTTGTAACCAGGAACAATGGTAACAAGTGATACAAAATTATACATGGAACTCAGTACAAACTAGCAGCAGCTATGCACCACGATGAATCAAAATGTGCCCGACTCCTGATGCCATGGATTGTAACGGAGGTCACTGTCTCATTTATCAGTTCTCGCCGAGGGTATACCTGACAAACCTCCGTACCTTGATGTTCTCCCCCAGGCCGGCGATCGTCTCCTTAACGAGATCCTTCACCGTCTTGCTGTCATCCTTGATGAAGGGCTGCTCCAGGAGGGCCATCACTCCAAGCCTCTTTGATATCCGCCCTTCCACAATCTTCTCCCTGATGTTTTCGGGTTTCGACTGCAGGTCCTCCCTCTGCATCTCAATCTCCTTCTCCTTGCTGACAACACTCTCTGGTATGTCCTCCATTGAGACATATTCAACCTGTGGGCATGCCACCACTTGCATTGCGAGGTCATTCACCAGCTCCTTGAATTTCTCATTGCGAGCCACGAAGTCAGTCTCAGAGTTGATTTCAATCATGCATCCTATGCGGTTGTCGTGGATGTATGAGCCAATCAGACCTTCAGCGGTCAGGCGAGACGACTTCTTGTCTGCGGACGAGAGGCCCTTTTTCCTGAGGAACTCCTGAGCCCCCTGAAGGTCACCCCCAGTCTCAGCCAGCGCTTTCTTGCAGTCCATCATACCAGCGCCAGTTTCATCTCGGAGTTGCTTTACCAATGCAGCTGAAATTGCCACAGCTGGTTTCCTGGAAACATAGGTATGACAAGTTAGATTGAGTGTTGACTTTAGGGGAAATGGTCTATGCAATTAGAAGTTAGAAATGCCAAGACAGTAAAAACATTCTGGTGCACATATTATGCACACCCCAAGAAACATAAACAGCACATATGAGCAACATGAGATTCTGAGAGGAAGTTACTTCTCTGCAGCTTCAACCGATTCCTCAGGCTTGTCATCCTTCACAGGAGCAGCTGGTGGTGGTTTCGCGGCTGTCTGGGCTGCAACTTCAGCAGCAAAATCCTGGCTTTTTTTCTCCAACCCTTCTCCCAGGTTGTACCGAACAAACCTCCTCACCTTCATGTTCTCTCCGATTGTAGCAATAGTTTGCTTCACCCATTCACCGGTTGTGACCTTGTCATTCTTGATGAATGGTTGTTCAAGCAATGCAAATTCTCCAAGCCTCTTCTTTACTCGGCCCTCGACAATCTTAGCACGGATCTGCTCAGGCTTCGACAGCAAGTCCTCCCTCTGCATCTCCAACTCCGTCTCCTTCTTCACAACCTCCTCCGGGACATCGTCAATGGAAATGTAATTTACTTGAGGGCAAGCAGCAGCTTGCATGGCAAGATCATCGACCAACTCCTTAAAGACGTCACCTCGTGATACAAAGTCAGTCTCACAGTTCAATTCAATAAGGATACCGATTCTGCTGTCATGTATGTAAGAACCAATTCTTCCCTCCGCAGTGGCTCTTCCAGCCCTCTTGTCAGCAGCAGCTAGCCCTTTCTTCCGGAGGAATTCTTGAGCTTTATCAATGTCACCACTCGATTCAGCAAGAGCCTTTTTGCAGTCCATCATGCCTGCTCCAGTTGCATCACGTAACTGCTTGACAAGAGCAGGAGAAATAGTTGCTGCACAGATGCAGAAAAGAACCATCAAAATCTTTCTTCTACTGCTCTAACAACAGTTCACCAATAAAGTACAATATGCAGTGAACTATGCTGCAGAAAATGTGGGGACAAGCATGTctgtaaaaaaaggaaaaacaaattgCAAATAATGGAAATGTTAATTGTAACTTACACTGTGTCCATAAAAGCTTTAGGACCATGTACTGGTGTCTCATTTTAGAATAAATTCAGATTGATATTTGGAAATCAAAATTTGTATTAGGCAGTCACTTTCTAAAAGCATTTATGAGACACAGTTACACGTCATCAGGAAATCTCTTTATGCCATCTTGAAATATTAGACAACAAACTTAAAACCTTCAGTGCTGTCAACAAATTTGTAGGAAAAGATGTAGCTGCCACAAGACAAAAAATCAGACAAAGCTATGCAAATGCAGAAGAACAAGAAAGCCTCCTAATGCGATGTTCCAAAAACTGAAGCCAAACCAAAGTATCATGTTGTGGCTTATCTTCCATAGTCCAAAACAGTACAGGGGCGGATGAGATGATATCTGGATTGCATATGATCCCCTAGCGACAAACAATACGGACCAACTGAGCCCTTTGAGCTAGCGAGGACAAACTTTAAGTGCATTGAACAGTTTACATGCAATCTGTAAGGGGATCATTTACCAAAGCAAGGAACAATACTACACGAAAAACTGTAAAAAGAACTGGCAAAAGGAGTTGCTTGAACAGTTTACATGCAATCTATCCTAAATACTCTTCCTAATTAGGTAGAGTTGCTTGAAGAGCCTTTCGTAGACAGGATGTGACTGATCAAATTACTACATGTCAGGGCCTTTTGCAGATAAGATCTGGTCAACAAAATTACTGCTGACCTGTGGTTGTGCTTGCTTCTGCAGCTGCAGCAGCAGAAACCTCTGTGGTTTTCTCATCCGAGGCTGCTACTTCCTCAGTTACCACAGCAGACTCACTACTTGCAGTTGTAGGAACCTCCTGTACTGATTCTTCTGGCTCCTCAGCCTTATCAACAGGAGTGATTTCTTCAACGGCACCAGTGACTGCTTCTGTTGAAGGGCTATCCTCCTCTTTGGTTTCAACTTCAGTAGCAGAAACTGTAGGAGGCTCAATGGCGCCAGTGACAGCTTCTGTTGAAGCGCTGTCCTCCTCTTTGGTTTCAACTTCAGTAGCAGAAACTGTAGGAGGCTCAACGGTGCCAGTGACAGTTTCTGTTAAAGAACTATCCTCTTTGCTTTCAACTTCAGTAGGAGGCTCAACGAGCTTGTCATCAATTGCGCTTTCAACCCCAGAAGTTGAAACTGAAGTCTCAGTCTCAACTTCTGTTTTCACTTCTGGAGCCGTAACCTTTTCCCTCTGGTCCAAGAATGCAGAGATTTCCTTGCTCCTACGGAAAGCTAACTCGAAAGCGTTGGTCCCTCTGGACCATCCCTGCTTCAGGTTGGTGTTTAACGACGACAACTCATCGTCATCATCTTCTCCCCCCTTCATTGTCAATGTGACCTGGCCTCGTGCTACATTCAATACTTTCACCGTTACCTCTTGACCAACTTCCAGTGCGGAATGCCCGATAAGGGTGAACAGTGCTGCTGCTTCCTCTTCCCTTGGGAGGAATCCTTCTTCTCCATCAGGCAGTGTCACAAATGACCCTGTTCTTGTCGTATTTTTCACAGTGCCAGTCAGAGATTGTCCTCGTGTATACTTTGCCTCGTCTATCTTCTTGAAATCCTTTGTTTGCCTTGGTGAGCTTCTAGGCGCAGCTGCAGTTGGACTCCTCCCACCGCTTGGAGCCGTAGGTGCTTCCTTGACATAATCTCCACCTGTCCGCATTGTCAAGGAGATGCGCCTTGTTTCTTTATTTACTTCCACTAATTTCACTGACACCTCTTGCCCAACAGTGAAGAGGGTAGATATATCTTCCACAAAACCGTCACTTACTCGGGAGATATGAACAAGGCCTTCAGTGAATGCTCCAATGTCAACAAAGACTCCAAATGGCTTGATAGACCTGACTTTCCCAGTAAAGGATGCACCAGGAACTAGATCACCATCCTTCAACGGAGGCATCTCGCTCTTACGTGGGTTGCGGCCTAACttgggaggggaggaagccggGCTCTTGCTAGCCACAGCCTGCCCAGTAGTTTCAGCAGCGGCAGGTGCGGCCTCGGAGGTttctcctgacggagatgccgAACCCTCCACCGTGACATCGGTCCCAACAGCTGCTGCTGACAAGGTCCTTAGCCTGTTGTTGGCAGAGGACCAGCTTCTTTTGTAGATGCTGATCAGGTGGAATGGTGTCTGTGGCTGCAGCAGCCCATGGCGCGAGGGCGATGTGACTCTCGAATACCTCTCTGAACCACGGAACCTTCTTATCTGGATTTCTCGGCTGGGCCTGAAACTGCCTATGTGGAACAGGCTGATGGTGCCAACAGAGCAATGAACCACCGGCGTCATGCTGAGTTCAGGGGAGCTATGTCAGAATCTTGATTCCTTGAGAACCCTGCACAAGGACAGACTCGTTTCAGCACCGCGCAAGAAGAGCAAGATAATCCGACGAACAAAAAGCAGTACAGATGCTGCGAAAGAGCATCAGTTGAGAACTAAAAACAAACATAGGCAGTATTAGAGCCAGCAAAATTTTGGGGGAGCAACTATTGCACTGGATTCTGAATATGCTTCCTGTCCAGCATTCCAGTGCCTATGCACACAGCGAGTACCACCCTAGTACAACTTATCGCTTTACAGAGTGGGAAAGCGGGCTGGAGTGCTCCGAAACAAGACGACCGTCGGCAGTCGGCGCAGGCATACCCACAAACACGTCCCGCGCAAGCGATGGCAAAGGAGATGCTCGAGAGGGCGGAGCAAGGGCGGGAGGGAGACGAGAGACATGGACGACGGAGCTGGCCGCATTAGTGTCGCCGACGAGCTAGCTACTACGCGGGACAGGGGCGGCACGGGCGGGAACACGGCGTTACCTCGTCGGGGCGACGGCGAGCTCCCGCGGTGGCCGTCGTGGGGAGAGGGAGGCtgaggaggaggcggaggggtTGCTGGGGATATATAGCCTTATCTGGAAACGAAACGGAGAAGGAGCAGAGGCGATAGACTGATGGTagcagt
This window of the Triticum aestivum cultivar Chinese Spring chromosome 5D, IWGSC CS RefSeq v2.1, whole genome shotgun sequence genome carries:
- the LOC123119801 gene encoding polyprotein of EF-Ts, chloroplastic, with translation MTPVVHCSVGTISLFHIGSFRPSREIQIRRFRGSERYSRVTSPSRHGLLQPQTPFHLISIYKRSWSSANNRLRTLSAAAVGTDVTVEGSASPSGETSEAAPAAAETTGQAVASKSPASSPPKLGRNPRKSEMPPLKDGDLVPGASFTGKVRSIKPFGVFVDIGAFTEGLVHISRVSDGFVEDISTLFTVGQEVSVKLVEVNKETRRISLTMRTGGDYVKEAPTAPSGGRSPTAAAPRSSPRQTKDFKKIDEAKYTRGQSLTGTVKNTTRTGSFVTLPDGEEGFLPREEEAAALFTLIGHSALEVGQEVTVKVLNVARGQVTLTMKGGEDDDDELSSLNTNLKQGWSRGTNAFELAFRRSKEISAFLDQREKVTAPEVKTEVETETSVSTSGVESAIDDKLVEPPTEVESKEDSSLTETVTGTVEPPTVSATEVETKEEDSASTEAVTGAIEPPTVSATEVETKEEDSPSTEAVTGAVEEITPVDKAEEPEESVQEVPTTASSESAVVTEEVAASDEKTTEVSAAAAAEASTTTATISPALVKQLRDATGAGMMDCKKALAESSGDIDKAQEFLRKKGLAAADKRAGRATAEGRIGSYIHDSRIGILIELNCETDFVSRGDVFKELVDDLAMQAAACPQVNYISIDDVPEEVVKKETELEMQREDLLSKPEQIRAKIVEGRVKKRLGEFALLEQPFIKNDKVTTGEWVKQTIATIGENMKVRRFVRYNLGEGLEKKSQDFAAEVAAQTAAKPPPAAPVKDDKPEESVEAAEKKPAVAISAALVKQLRDETGAGMMDCKKALAETGGDLQGAQEFLRKKGLSSADKKSSRLTAEGLIGSYIHDNRIGCMIEINSETDFVARNEKFKELVNDLAMQVVACPQVEYVSMEDIPESVVSKEKEIEMQREDLQSKPENIREKIVEGRISKRLGVMALLEQPFIKDDSKTVKDLVKETIAGLGENIKVRRFVRYTLGEN
- the LOC123119803 gene encoding 5'-adenylylsulfate reductase-like 6; protein product: MAGRLLAAPLLLLVLLQLPVPSQVRAYPLAAAHSGRCPRPEERPPPFLQGLRRTCRTSTEGHPAEEVNGEELIRDLGGKEYTAVLFYASWCPFSHRMRPIFDDLSSMYPHIKHLAVEQSNVMPTVLSRYGVRSLPSILIAHESYAFWPLVAKDLNSLVNFYSAVTGQEPVAYLGPRKWNTTERSTQYVKLWNGSVSESVKSEPYLAFSILFIFLRIFSFFFPKFFACIKGLWAQYFRHANFGVLAKLTQLLECVPHAVDVRKMWSKWRLMFGAINMRVWASSLASVSLGGQSSPRAARLD